A part of Streptomyces sp. DSM 40750 genomic DNA contains:
- a CDS encoding immunoglobulin domain-containing protein — MTEDTTDRRWPGRAAGPRLRRPAALLGAAALVAATVTAVTVSTAAQAADTPRTGLGKDGQKLTVSASANLDPDGETLKVTGSGYDATKAIYVALCRDNGDGKIPTPCIGGADENGTGNSSQWIVPEGDEYAGDLALKWGAGGTFDVEIAVKAKDNGVDCTQVVCSVVTRVDHRNSGDRSQDVRVPVTFEGQDTGDGDGDGVDVPAGTVSYVESAAFSAAGEVKDLLLHPESGKLYAGSEDFVDTGDVNERGLHALDAANGRSLSHISQAPGSNGALGPRNVSMIAAPLAGDGVVFHYPLRGIGTAKDGDTAATGTWLAGSTVTGVGPGTKGSTVLVAQGAQLSEVDLATGVPLENRTLTLEGASLLGVDKAHGAAWSAGPDGGPLRRVDTGTFTVTATAELPAASVGFVEADPATGNVWVGSGNSVRVYDKDAKLLKTVDGPDEAVDIAFDTTTGRAFVVRQDNGDSGDGGDNTSHLGVYDTATYAEAATSTKLADNNSQVGEASVAVAPGGTTVYVSSPFEGEITKLDCRMSPKVTQSPTDRTVAPGDEVSFVAAAEGTPEPSVAWEVSVNGGQTWSAVEGATKNTYSFTAKAAHDGYEYRAVFTNSVGVTRTSPFTLTVTEADDSTGGGDGEDTEPSGTKTVTGSDGQKLTVTPVNNLATEKQTLKVTGSGYDEEKGIYVALCVDNGDGELPTPCVGGVDMTGASHSSAWISSNPPDYGEELATPYEDGGTFEVELTIDAKDEYTDCFKATCVLATRADHTLSGDRSQDVKVPVAFVGQDPVDTDDGDGDSDGGTSTGGSSGSGSTSSGSSTSGSTGSTGGSTTGDDGSLASTGLTVLGVAASAVALTVTGWILHRRARGMGRGTAS, encoded by the coding sequence ATGACAGAGGACACGACGGACCGGCGGTGGCCGGGCCGCGCGGCCGGACCGCGGCTCAGACGCCCCGCGGCGCTGCTCGGAGCCGCCGCCCTGGTGGCCGCCACGGTCACCGCCGTCACGGTGAGCACCGCCGCCCAGGCCGCCGACACCCCCAGGACGGGCCTCGGCAAGGACGGTCAGAAACTGACCGTCTCCGCCTCCGCCAACCTGGACCCCGACGGCGAGACGCTGAAGGTCACCGGCTCCGGCTACGACGCGACGAAGGCCATCTACGTCGCCCTCTGCCGGGACAACGGCGACGGCAAGATCCCCACCCCCTGCATCGGCGGCGCCGACGAGAACGGCACCGGCAACTCCTCGCAGTGGATCGTCCCCGAGGGCGACGAGTACGCGGGCGACCTCGCCCTCAAGTGGGGCGCGGGCGGCACCTTCGACGTCGAGATCGCCGTCAAGGCCAAGGACAACGGCGTCGACTGCACCCAGGTCGTCTGCTCGGTCGTCACCCGCGTCGACCACCGCAACTCCGGCGACCGCTCCCAGGACGTCCGCGTGCCCGTCACCTTCGAGGGCCAGGACACCGGCGACGGGGACGGCGACGGGGTGGACGTGCCCGCCGGTACGGTCAGCTACGTCGAGTCCGCCGCGTTCAGTGCGGCCGGCGAGGTCAAGGACCTCCTTCTGCACCCCGAGTCCGGCAAGCTGTACGCCGGCTCCGAGGACTTCGTCGACACCGGGGACGTCAACGAGCGCGGCCTGCACGCCCTCGACGCGGCGAACGGCAGGAGCCTCAGCCACATCTCCCAGGCCCCCGGCTCCAACGGCGCCCTCGGCCCCCGCAACGTCTCGATGATCGCCGCCCCGCTCGCCGGCGACGGCGTCGTCTTCCACTACCCGCTGCGCGGCATCGGCACGGCCAAGGACGGCGACACGGCGGCCACCGGCACCTGGCTCGCGGGCAGCACCGTCACCGGGGTCGGCCCGGGCACCAAGGGCTCCACGGTCCTGGTCGCCCAGGGCGCCCAGCTCTCCGAGGTCGACCTCGCCACCGGTGTCCCCCTTGAGAACCGCACCCTCACCCTGGAGGGCGCCTCCCTGCTCGGCGTCGACAAGGCCCACGGCGCGGCCTGGTCCGCCGGGCCCGACGGCGGCCCTCTGCGGCGCGTCGACACCGGCACCTTCACGGTCACCGCCACCGCCGAACTCCCGGCCGCCTCCGTCGGGTTCGTCGAGGCCGACCCCGCCACCGGCAACGTCTGGGTGGGCAGCGGGAACTCCGTACGCGTCTACGACAAGGACGCCAAGCTCCTGAAGACCGTCGACGGGCCGGACGAGGCCGTCGACATCGCCTTCGACACCACCACCGGCCGGGCCTTCGTCGTCCGGCAGGACAACGGCGACTCCGGTGACGGCGGCGACAACACCAGCCACCTCGGGGTGTACGACACCGCCACCTACGCGGAGGCCGCCACCTCCACGAAGCTGGCGGACAACAACTCCCAGGTCGGCGAGGCCTCCGTCGCGGTCGCCCCGGGCGGCACCACCGTCTACGTCAGCAGCCCCTTCGAGGGCGAGATCACCAAGCTCGACTGCCGGATGTCCCCCAAGGTGACCCAGTCCCCGACCGACCGGACCGTGGCGCCGGGCGACGAGGTGTCGTTCGTCGCGGCGGCCGAGGGCACCCCCGAACCCTCCGTGGCCTGGGAGGTCAGCGTCAACGGCGGCCAGACCTGGTCCGCGGTCGAGGGCGCGACGAAGAACACGTATTCCTTCACCGCCAAGGCGGCGCACGACGGCTACGAGTACCGCGCGGTGTTCACCAACTCCGTCGGCGTCACTCGCACATCGCCCTTCACGCTCACCGTCACCGAGGCCGACGACAGCACCGGCGGCGGCGACGGCGAGGACACCGAGCCCTCCGGCACGAAGACCGTCACCGGCTCCGACGGCCAGAAGCTCACCGTCACCCCGGTCAACAACCTCGCCACCGAGAAGCAGACCCTGAAGGTCACCGGCTCCGGCTACGACGAGGAGAAGGGCATCTACGTCGCCCTGTGCGTCGACAACGGCGACGGCGAACTGCCCACGCCGTGCGTCGGCGGCGTCGACATGACCGGCGCGTCGCACTCCTCCGCGTGGATCTCCTCCAACCCGCCGGACTACGGCGAGGAGTTGGCGACCCCCTACGAGGACGGCGGCACGTTCGAGGTCGAGCTGACCATCGACGCCAAGGACGAGTACACCGACTGCTTCAAGGCCACATGCGTCCTCGCCACCCGCGCCGACCACACCCTGTCCGGCGACCGCTCGCAGGACGTCAAGGTCCCGGTCGCCTTCGTCGGCCAGGACCCGGTGGACACCGACGACGGTGACGGCGACAGCGACGGTGGCACGTCCACCGGCGGCAGCTCCGGCAGCGGGTCGACGTCCAGCGGCAGCAGCACGTCAGGCAGCACCGGCAGCACGGGCGGCTCCACCACCGGCGACGACGGCAGTCTGGCCTCCACCGGTCTGACCGTCCTCGGCGTGGCCGCCTCGGCCGTCGCGCTCACGGTGACGGGCTGGATCCTGCACCGGCGGGCCCGGGGGATGGGCCGCGGTACCGCGTCCTGA
- a CDS encoding FUSC family protein → MFMAPDPGLLRLRISLRAVLGIGLAVTLSELAGMSLTASITGGLAALLALFTVADPTVRGQALTTTLLPVVGFPVLALATVLHDMPALRDAIWLAVIFCGVYVRRWGPRGHALGIFAFMTFFVTQFLHAVPGQLPELYTAMTLSLAASSAVRFGAWCIERRTPPSAAPAPADGGGLTRPTTRQAFQASAACAFAMAAGQVLSQERWYWAVGTAWWIFVNTTSRGETLVRGFRRVLGTVTGILVGLLVAVPLHGAPPATAALVAVCVFGIFYTAAVSYSWMMLCVTVMAGLLYGLLGVLDPALLGLRLAQTGVGALGAALAVALILPVTTDAVTNRWVRRALHAVHGCTATAARRLAGDPDADPAPRVAELETLLGRVRLSLAPLVHPLNPLRPRKERARRVLALLDDCAREARGLAAVAADPDASHDARLTAACRRVESAVETLVGAVPERAAPVHPGAPHPGRHPGAEQALAHLHGLERALADLAQPLRGSSLVQTLV, encoded by the coding sequence ATGTTCATGGCGCCGGACCCTGGGCTGCTGCGGCTGCGGATCTCGCTGCGAGCGGTGCTCGGCATCGGCCTCGCGGTGACCCTGTCGGAGCTGGCCGGGATGTCGCTGACCGCGTCGATCACGGGTGGGCTCGCGGCGCTCCTCGCGCTGTTCACGGTCGCCGACCCGACCGTGCGCGGCCAGGCGCTCACCACCACGCTGCTGCCCGTCGTGGGCTTCCCGGTCCTGGCCCTCGCGACGGTGCTGCACGACATGCCGGCGCTGCGCGACGCGATCTGGCTCGCCGTGATCTTCTGTGGCGTCTACGTCCGCCGCTGGGGACCACGCGGCCACGCGCTCGGCATCTTCGCCTTCATGACCTTCTTCGTCACCCAGTTCCTGCACGCCGTCCCCGGCCAGCTGCCCGAGCTGTACACGGCGATGACCCTGTCGCTGGCCGCGTCCTCGGCCGTACGCTTCGGAGCCTGGTGCATCGAGCGGCGCACCCCGCCGTCGGCCGCGCCCGCCCCCGCCGACGGCGGCGGACTCACCCGCCCCACCACCCGCCAGGCCTTCCAGGCGAGCGCCGCCTGCGCCTTCGCGATGGCCGCCGGGCAGGTCCTGTCGCAGGAACGCTGGTACTGGGCCGTCGGCACGGCCTGGTGGATCTTCGTGAACACCACCTCGCGCGGCGAAACCCTGGTCCGCGGTTTCCGACGCGTCCTCGGCACGGTCACCGGCATCCTCGTCGGCCTCCTCGTCGCCGTCCCCCTGCACGGCGCCCCGCCCGCCACGGCCGCCCTGGTCGCCGTCTGTGTGTTCGGCATCTTCTACACGGCCGCCGTGTCGTACTCCTGGATGATGCTGTGCGTCACCGTCATGGCGGGCCTGCTCTACGGCCTTCTCGGTGTCCTGGATCCGGCGCTCCTGGGCCTCCGGCTCGCGCAGACCGGCGTCGGGGCGCTCGGGGCCGCGCTCGCCGTGGCGCTGATCCTCCCCGTCACCACGGACGCCGTCACCAACCGGTGGGTGCGGCGGGCCCTGCACGCGGTACACGGCTGCACCGCGACGGCGGCCCGGCGCCTGGCGGGCGACCCCGACGCGGACCCGGCTCCGCGCGTGGCGGAGCTGGAGACACTCCTGGGACGCGTACGCCTGTCCCTCGCGCCCCTGGTGCATCCACTCAACCCGCTGCGCCCGCGCAAGGAACGTGCCCGCCGGGTGCTCGCCCTGCTCGACGACTGCGCCCGGGAGGCTCGTGGTCTCGCCGCCGTCGCCGCCGACCCGGACGCCTCCCACGACGCCCGCCTCACCGCCGCCTGCCGCCGCGTCGAGTCGGCCGTCGAGACCCTGGTCGGCGCCGTACCCGAGCGGGCAGCCCCGGTACACCCCGGCGCCCCGCACCCCGGCCGGCACCCCGGCGCCGAGCAGGCCCTCGCGCACCTCCACGGCCTGGAACGCGCCCTCGCGGACCTGGCCCAGCCGCTGCGCGGCTCGTCCCTCGTACAGACTTTGGTCTAG
- the paaE gene encoding 1,2-phenylacetyl-CoA epoxidase subunit PaaE, giving the protein MEGLKEEPTGGLRGEPTGVLRGEPTGVLREEPLAGLPRESVSGGRRVDPAAEAEPEGPIASTAPAPAASGVPGSAASGVPGAAGSATSAAAVRPRARRRPAFHRLRVAAVQPLCEDAVAVGFEIPAELAEEFAFSPGQSLTLRREIDGRDERRSYSICSPAGTAPRIGVRVVPGGLFSSWLVNEVRPGDTVEVMAPTGFFTPDLGTPGHHVLIAAGSGITPMVSIAESVLAADPRSTVTLFYGNRRSGTVMFADELADLKDLYPARFQLAHVLSREPREAEVLSGRLDAGRLSALIDSLVDVDTADHWWLCGPHGMVRDAQQVLAGLAVPADRVHQELFYADDEPVREVHHEEAAAEGPVSEVTVTLDGRSTTAALSRERSILEGAQRTRPDLPFACKGGVCGTCRALVTDGKADMRRNFALEPTEVAAGYVLTCQSYPVSETLTVDFDT; this is encoded by the coding sequence GGGAGAGCCGACGGGAGTGCTGCGGGGAGAGCCGACGGGAGTGCTGCGGGAGGAACCCCTGGCTGGCTTGCCGAGGGAATCGGTGAGTGGTGGCCGACGGGTGGACCCGGCAGCCGAGGCCGAGCCAGAAGGCCCGATCGCCTCCACCGCTCCGGCACCGGCCGCTTCCGGAGTCCCGGGTTCGGCCGCTTCCGGAGTCCCGGGCGCGGCCGGCTCCGCCACCTCCGCCGCGGCGGTCCGCCCACGCGCCCGTCGCCGCCCCGCTTTTCATCGCCTGCGCGTCGCCGCCGTACAGCCGCTCTGCGAGGACGCGGTCGCCGTCGGATTCGAGATCCCGGCCGAGTTGGCGGAGGAGTTCGCGTTCTCGCCCGGGCAGTCGCTGACGCTGCGGCGGGAGATCGACGGGCGGGACGAGCGGCGGTCGTACTCGATCTGTTCGCCGGCCGGTACGGCGCCGCGCATCGGTGTACGGGTCGTGCCGGGCGGGCTCTTCTCGTCGTGGCTCGTCAACGAGGTACGGCCCGGCGACACCGTCGAGGTCATGGCCCCCACCGGCTTCTTCACCCCCGACCTGGGCACCCCGGGCCACCATGTGCTGATCGCGGCGGGCTCCGGCATCACGCCCATGGTCTCCATCGCCGAGTCCGTGCTGGCCGCGGACCCCCGCTCGACCGTGACCCTCTTCTACGGCAACCGCCGCAGCGGCACGGTGATGTTCGCCGACGAACTGGCCGACCTGAAGGACCTGTACCCGGCCCGCTTCCAGCTCGCCCACGTCCTGTCCCGTGAACCCCGCGAGGCCGAGGTGCTCTCGGGCCGCCTCGACGCCGGGCGGCTCTCGGCGCTCATCGACTCCCTGGTCGACGTCGACACGGCGGACCACTGGTGGCTGTGCGGCCCGCACGGCATGGTCCGCGACGCCCAGCAGGTCCTGGCCGGACTGGCCGTGCCGGCCGACCGAGTCCACCAGGAGCTGTTCTACGCCGACGACGAACCCGTACGGGAGGTGCACCACGAGGAGGCCGCCGCGGAAGGCCCCGTCAGTGAGGTCACCGTCACCCTCGACGGCCGCTCCACGACCGCCGCACTCTCCCGCGAGCGGAGCATCCTCGAAGGCGCCCAACGCACCCGCCCCGACCTGCCCTTCGCCTGCAAGGGCGGCGTCTGCGGCACCTGCCGTGCCCTGGTCACCGACGGCAAGGCCGACATGCGCCGCAACTTCGCCCTGGAACCGACCGAGGTCGCCGCGGGCTACGTCCTGACCTGCCAGTCGTACCCCGTCTCGGAGACCCTGACTGTCGACTTCGATACGTGA
- a CDS encoding heme/hemin ABC transporter substrate-binding protein, whose translation MEGGSMRRSGRPQLTIARRGVAAIAVAFAMLAAGCAGSGGEDDAAGANPSPSSASARAAAAQKRLRTNSLVPLEGEAPTPELPVTVDSSDGRQVTVEDASRILPLNGGIAEIVFTLGLGDKVVGRDITATFEEAEGLPQVTKAHDVSAESVLSLEPTVVLADTDTGPSEVIDQIRDAGVPVVVLDPANELSDVSTRTTRVAEALGVPAAGEALNQRFADELKAARAAVPKGSRPKVAFLYMRGSAAVYLIGGKGSGADSLIAAAGAEDAGVAAGLDKPFTPITSEALVKAQPDVILMMSKGLESVGGVDGLVEIPGIKETPAGMDRRVVDLEDGVLLSFGPRTPLVIDILVERLHRG comes from the coding sequence ATGGAAGGCGGTTCGATGCGTAGGTCCGGAAGACCTCAACTCACCATCGCGCGAAGGGGAGTTGCCGCAATCGCCGTTGCTTTCGCGATGCTGGCGGCCGGATGTGCAGGCAGTGGCGGGGAGGACGACGCAGCGGGGGCGAACCCCTCACCGTCGTCCGCGAGCGCCCGCGCGGCCGCGGCCCAGAAGCGGTTGAGGACGAACTCCCTCGTCCCGTTGGAGGGTGAGGCGCCCACGCCTGAGCTGCCCGTCACCGTCGACTCCTCCGACGGCCGCCAGGTCACCGTCGAGGACGCCTCGCGGATCCTTCCTCTCAACGGAGGCATCGCGGAGATCGTGTTCACGCTGGGCCTCGGTGACAAGGTTGTCGGCCGGGACATCACCGCGACCTTCGAGGAGGCCGAGGGCCTTCCCCAGGTGACCAAGGCCCACGACGTGAGCGCGGAGAGCGTGCTCTCGCTGGAGCCGACCGTGGTGCTCGCCGACACCGACACCGGGCCCAGTGAGGTCATCGACCAGATCCGTGACGCCGGGGTCCCCGTGGTCGTACTCGATCCGGCCAACGAACTCTCCGATGTGAGCACTCGGACCACGCGGGTCGCGGAGGCGCTGGGGGTGCCGGCCGCCGGTGAGGCGCTCAACCAGCGCTTCGCCGACGAGTTGAAGGCCGCGCGGGCTGCCGTGCCCAAGGGCAGCAGGCCGAAGGTGGCGTTCCTGTACATGCGGGGCTCGGCCGCCGTCTATCTCATCGGCGGGAAGGGCTCGGGGGCCGACTCCCTCATCGCGGCGGCCGGGGCGGAGGATGCCGGGGTGGCCGCGGGCCTGGACAAGCCGTTCACGCCCATCACCAGCGAGGCCCTCGTCAAGGCCCAGCCCGATGTGATCCTCATGATGAGCAAGGGACTTGAGTCGGTCGGCGGCGTGGACGGGCTGGTGGAGATCCCCGGGATCAAGGAGACGCCGGCCGGGATGGACCGGCGGGTGGTGGACCTCGAGGACGGGGTGCTGCTCAGCTTCGGGCCGCGTACGCCGTTGGTGATCGACATTCTGGTGGAGCGGTTGCATCGAGGTTGA
- a CDS encoding Lrp/AsnC family transcriptional regulator, giving the protein MAVDELDTRILRLLLDQPRTSVREYARILGVARGTLQARLDRLERDGVITGTSPSLSPAALGHPVLAFVHIEVTQGHLDDVGDALAAVPEIIEAFSITGGGDLLTRVVARDNAHLEDVIQALISLPGVVRTRTEVALRERVPWRLSPLVESIGSAAGRSAKN; this is encoded by the coding sequence ATGGCCGTGGACGAGCTCGACACCCGCATCCTGCGGCTGCTCCTGGACCAGCCGCGCACCAGCGTGCGCGAGTACGCCCGCATCCTCGGCGTGGCCCGGGGCACCCTCCAGGCCCGCCTCGACCGCCTGGAACGCGACGGTGTGATCACCGGCACGAGCCCGTCGCTCTCCCCGGCCGCGCTCGGCCACCCGGTGCTCGCCTTCGTGCACATCGAGGTGACCCAGGGGCATCTCGACGACGTGGGCGACGCGCTGGCGGCCGTACCGGAGATCATCGAGGCGTTCTCGATCACGGGCGGCGGTGATCTCCTGACGCGGGTCGTGGCCCGGGACAACGCGCATCTGGAGGACGTCATCCAGGCGCTGATCAGCCTGCCTGGTGTGGTGCGCACGCGCACCGAGGTGGCGCTGAGGGAGCGGGTGCCGTGGCGGCTGTCGCCGCTGGTCGAGTCGATCGGCTCGGCGGCGGGCAGGTCGGCGAAGAACTGA
- a CDS encoding HAD family hydrolase — protein MSTLDGTSVIFDLDGTLVDSEPNYYEASRRTLAEHGVTGFTWADHEWSVGISTRETVASWSERYGLTAPVEVLLATKNSHYLELARTATRVYPEMRKFVELLAAEGVPMAVASGSSREAIEVILESTGLDACLRTVVSADEVDRGKPAPDVFLEAARRLGVAPADCVVLEDAAPGAVAAHAAGMRCVAIPCLADRADDPAFATAGLLLRGGQSEFTAREAYDWIAATG, from the coding sequence ATGAGCACTCTCGACGGCACTTCGGTCATCTTCGATCTCGACGGAACGCTCGTGGACAGCGAGCCGAACTACTACGAAGCGAGCCGACGGACGCTCGCCGAGCACGGAGTCACCGGCTTCACCTGGGCGGACCACGAGTGGTCCGTGGGCATCAGTACACGGGAGACGGTTGCCTCGTGGAGCGAGCGGTACGGCCTCACCGCCCCGGTCGAGGTGCTCCTCGCCACCAAGAACAGCCACTATCTGGAGCTGGCCCGCACCGCGACCCGTGTCTACCCGGAGATGCGGAAGTTCGTGGAGCTGCTGGCGGCCGAGGGGGTGCCGATGGCCGTGGCCTCGGGGTCGTCGCGGGAGGCGATCGAGGTGATCCTCGAGAGCACGGGCCTCGACGCCTGTCTGCGGACCGTGGTGTCGGCGGACGAGGTCGACCGCGGCAAGCCCGCGCCCGATGTGTTCCTGGAGGCGGCCCGGCGGCTGGGCGTCGCACCCGCCGACTGTGTCGTCCTGGAGGACGCGGCGCCGGGGGCGGTCGCCGCCCACGCGGCCGGCATGCGGTGCGTCGCGATCCCCTGTCTCGCCGACCGGGCCGACGATCCGGCGTTCGCGACGGCCGGGCTGCTGCTGCGCGGCGGGCAGAGTGAGTTCACGGCCCGGGAGGCGTACGACTGGATCGCGGCCACGGGGTGA
- a CDS encoding HtaA domain-containing protein — MNRPGAAVAAAGALLALLCQGAAAAQGGAASREVSGGYASWGPTFEASTGADATVTAGAPAVRGSGGRTWFPVDGGSAAPGAGDADVDLDGSIRLAGTGADTLTLGELRLRLDGGTGTLRVRAERAGESSDLTLAEVGTGTAAPTVRSGGATWSGLRVALTAEGAELLAEWSGQPYAAGDELAPLDVAVGTGASGTGEPRDRAAGESGDDASSPASDASDTSAGSAEAGAGTGTRAGAGAEQDSAEAPSAAVELASLAAGAGQQVTGEGFEPGEVVLVAIDDDTRYQAVADDAGEVARDFPVYDTATEGAHTVRLYPVTGGREAVAEFTVLAGEPSP, encoded by the coding sequence ATGAACAGACCTGGTGCCGCCGTGGCGGCGGCGGGCGCGTTGCTCGCCCTGCTCTGCCAGGGCGCGGCGGCGGCACAGGGAGGGGCGGCCTCGCGCGAGGTGTCCGGCGGATACGCGAGCTGGGGCCCGACGTTCGAGGCGTCCACCGGTGCCGACGCGACGGTGACGGCCGGGGCGCCCGCCGTACGCGGCTCCGGCGGCCGGACCTGGTTCCCGGTCGACGGCGGCAGCGCGGCCCCGGGCGCCGGGGACGCGGACGTCGACCTCGACGGCTCGATCCGCCTGGCCGGAACCGGAGCCGACACCCTGACCCTCGGCGAGCTGCGCCTGCGGCTGGACGGCGGCACCGGCACCCTCCGGGTGCGCGCCGAACGGGCGGGGGAGAGCAGCGACTTGACGTTGGCCGAGGTCGGCACGGGCACCGCGGCGCCGACCGTGCGCAGCGGTGGAGCGACCTGGTCCGGTCTACGCGTGGCGCTGACCGCCGAGGGTGCCGAACTGCTCGCCGAGTGGAGCGGGCAGCCGTACGCGGCGGGGGACGAACTCGCCCCGCTCGACGTGGCCGTGGGCACCGGCGCCTCCGGGACCGGCGAACCGCGGGACAGGGCCGCCGGCGAGTCCGGTGACGACGCGTCCTCGCCCGCCTCGGACGCGAGCGACACGTCGGCCGGGTCCGCGGAAGCCGGGGCCGGGACCGGGACCAGGGCCGGGGCCGGGGCCGAACAGGACAGCGCGGAGGCCCCGTCCGCGGCCGTGGAGCTTGCGAGCCTCGCTGCGGGCGCCGGACAACAGGTCACCGGCGAGGGCTTCGAACCGGGTGAGGTCGTGCTGGTCGCGATCGACGACGACACCCGCTACCAGGCCGTGGCCGACGACGCGGGCGAGGTCGCCCGTGACTTCCCGGTGTACGACACCGCGACCGAGGGCGCGCACACGGTCCGGCTGTACCCCGTGACCGGGGGCCGCGAGGCCGTGGCGGAGTTCACCGTGCTCGCCGGTGAACCGTCGCCCTGA
- a CDS encoding lactonase family protein yields the protein MTAAARAADGRRPRRAYIGSFTSAGGLGVLVAAVGEESGALTVIGAADDVPDPSYLTLSPEGDTLYAVGDTTPGAVAAYRVTSDKPELTGPPAAVGDGPTHLCLHAGHVLTADYGSGSVTAVPLRPDGTLAATASGKLRHTGSGPHPRRQQEPHAHQVLPDPSGRWFLGVDLGTDSVRVCALEDGVPVVHHETALRPGSGPRHLAFHPDGPDGSRVYVLNELAPTVTVCRWNAFEGLLEPLGETPVLPHAPEGDAYPSGLVVSPDGRFVWTATRGTDVLSVLAVEGAGLRLVTTVPCGGHWPRALAHAAGTLYVANERSGDVTWFTADPDTGVPVRGGSIEAPAASCVVLDV from the coding sequence GTGACAGCAGCAGCTCGGGCGGCGGACGGGCGGCGGCCGCGACGGGCCTACATCGGATCGTTCACCTCGGCGGGAGGCCTCGGTGTCCTCGTCGCGGCCGTTGGCGAGGAGAGCGGCGCGCTGACCGTCATCGGCGCCGCGGACGACGTCCCCGACCCGTCCTACCTCACCCTCTCGCCGGAGGGGGACACGCTCTACGCGGTCGGCGACACGACTCCGGGAGCCGTGGCCGCCTACCGGGTGACAAGCGACAAGCCGGAGTTGACCGGACCCCCGGCCGCCGTCGGCGACGGACCCACACACCTCTGCCTGCACGCCGGCCACGTCCTGACCGCCGACTACGGCTCCGGCAGCGTCACCGCCGTCCCCCTGCGCCCCGACGGCACCCTCGCGGCCACCGCGTCCGGAAAGCTCCGGCACACCGGATCGGGGCCACACCCCCGTCGCCAGCAGGAGCCGCACGCCCACCAGGTGCTGCCCGACCCGAGTGGCCGGTGGTTCCTCGGCGTCGACCTCGGCACGGACTCGGTGCGGGTGTGTGCGCTGGAGGACGGCGTCCCCGTCGTCCACCACGAGACCGCGCTCCGGCCGGGCTCCGGCCCTCGCCACCTCGCCTTCCACCCGGACGGACCGGACGGATCGCGCGTCTATGTGCTGAACGAACTCGCCCCCACGGTCACCGTGTGCCGCTGGAACGCCTTCGAGGGCCTGCTGGAGCCACTGGGAGAGACCCCGGTGCTTCCGCACGCCCCGGAGGGTGACGCGTACCCCTCAGGCCTCGTCGTGTCCCCCGACGGCCGCTTCGTATGGACGGCCACACGCGGCACGGACGTCCTCTCCGTGCTCGCGGTCGAGGGCGCCGGGCTGCGCCTGGTCACCACCGTGCCCTGCGGCGGCCACTGGCCGCGCGCCCTCGCCCACGCGGCCGGGACGCTGTACGTGGCCAACGAGCGCTCCGGCGACGTCACCTGGTTCACGGCCGACCCGGACACCGGCGTACCGGTGCGAGGCGGTTCCATCGAGGCGCCCGCCGCCTCCTGCGTCGTCCTGGACGTCTGA